Proteins found in one Oribacterium sp. oral taxon 102 genomic segment:
- the feoB gene encoding ferrous iron transport protein B, with amino-acid sequence MAITIALAGNPNCGKTTLFNQLTGSNQYVGNWPGVTVEKKEGKLRGHKDVTIADLPGIYSLSPYTLEEVVARNYLINNRPDAILNIVDGTNLERNLYLSTQLKELGIPVVMAVNMLDIVEKNGDEIRLDKLSEALGCKVIMISALRGTNVKEAAELAVHEAQTGVNHEIAHCFAENVENAVRQIEEKIAPYVPENQRRFFAVKLFERDDKIRGEMAEEAKKLDVESIISEVEKAEDDDAESIITNERYGYIQSIIGGAYKKKSKALLTASDRIDSIVTNRFLALPIFAVVMFAVYYVSIQTIGTGATDWVNDVLFGSDPWSFFGLFELPSIPGLFASLLASLGTGEVLTGLVLDGIIAGLGAVLGFLPQMIVFFLFLAFLEGCGYMARVAFIMDRIFRKFGLSGKSFIPMLIGTGCGVPGVMGSRTVENERDRRMTIMVTTFIPCSAKLPIIGLLAGAMFNDSAWVGWSAYFMGVCAIVFSGIVLKKTKLFAGDPAPFVMELPAYHLPRVIDVLKSVWERATSFVKKAGTIILLATILVWFTSHFDFGMNLLPDDDMDNSILAAIGRAFAWLFIPLGWGEWKAAVTTVTGLIAKENVVGTFGVLFHYSGAEELAENGDQIWDQVRLYFGSGITAYSFMTFNLLCAPCFAAIGAIRREMNNGRWTMIAIAWECGLAYCAALVIYQLGGLFAGVVGFNLFTIVAIALVVLAIWGLVRPYREATKLTADKFEKAIG; translated from the coding sequence ATGGCAATTACGATTGCGCTAGCGGGAAATCCGAACTGCGGGAAAACGACGCTGTTTAACCAGCTCACCGGCTCCAACCAGTATGTGGGAAACTGGCCTGGCGTCACGGTGGAGAAGAAGGAAGGAAAGCTGAGGGGACATAAGGATGTCACGATCGCAGACCTTCCGGGTATCTACTCGCTCTCTCCGTATACGCTGGAGGAGGTGGTGGCGAGAAACTACCTCATTAACAACAGACCGGATGCGATCCTGAACATCGTGGACGGCACCAATCTGGAGAGAAACCTCTATCTGTCCACGCAGCTGAAGGAGCTGGGCATCCCGGTCGTTATGGCAGTAAACATGCTGGATATCGTCGAGAAGAACGGGGACGAGATCCGTCTGGACAAGCTCTCCGAGGCGCTCGGCTGCAAGGTCATCATGATCTCCGCACTCCGCGGCACCAATGTGAAGGAGGCGGCGGAGCTCGCGGTGCATGAGGCGCAGACCGGCGTGAATCATGAGATCGCACACTGCTTCGCGGAGAATGTGGAGAATGCGGTTCGTCAGATCGAGGAGAAGATCGCGCCCTATGTGCCGGAGAACCAGAGACGCTTCTTCGCGGTGAAGCTCTTCGAGAGAGATGATAAGATCCGCGGCGAGATGGCGGAGGAGGCGAAGAAGCTCGATGTCGAGTCCATCATTTCCGAGGTGGAGAAGGCGGAGGACGACGATGCGGAGTCTATTATCACCAATGAGCGCTACGGCTACATTCAGAGCATCATCGGCGGTGCCTACAAGAAGAAGAGCAAGGCGCTCCTGACGGCTTCGGACAGGATCGATTCCATCGTAACGAACCGTTTCCTGGCGCTTCCGATCTTCGCGGTTGTAATGTTCGCGGTTTATTATGTATCGATTCAGACCATCGGTACCGGTGCGACCGACTGGGTTAATGACGTGCTTTTCGGAAGTGATCCGTGGAGCTTCTTCGGGCTCTTCGAGCTTCCGTCCATTCCGGGGCTCTTCGCATCTCTGCTTGCGTCGCTCGGCACCGGAGAGGTGCTCACAGGTCTGGTGCTGGACGGCATTATCGCGGGACTCGGCGCTGTGCTCGGCTTCCTGCCGCAGATGATCGTATTCTTCCTCTTCCTTGCCTTTCTTGAGGGCTGCGGGTACATGGCAAGAGTTGCGTTCATCATGGATCGGATCTTCCGGAAGTTCGGGCTTTCCGGCAAGTCCTTCATTCCGATGCTGATCGGAACCGGCTGCGGCGTGCCGGGCGTCATGGGAAGCCGTACGGTAGAGAATGAGCGGGATCGCCGCATGACCATCATGGTGACGACCTTCATTCCCTGCTCGGCGAAGCTTCCGATCATCGGACTGCTTGCCGGCGCGATGTTCAATGATTCCGCGTGGGTAGGCTGGTCGGCATACTTCATGGGGGTCTGCGCTATCGTTTTCTCCGGCATCGTGCTGAAGAAGACGAAGCTCTTCGCGGGAGATCCGGCGCCGTTCGTCATGGAGCTTCCGGCATATCATCTGCCGAGAGTAATCGATGTGCTGAAGAGTGTCTGGGAGAGAGCGACCTCCTTCGTGAAGAAGGCGGGGACCATCATCCTTCTCGCGACGATCCTCGTATGGTTTACCTCGCACTTCGACTTCGGCATGAACCTGCTGCCGGATGATGATATGGACAACAGCATCCTCGCTGCGATCGGCAGAGCCTTCGCATGGCTCTTTATCCCGCTCGGCTGGGGAGAGTGGAAGGCGGCTGTCACGACGGTAACGGGGCTGATTGCCAAGGAGAATGTCGTGGGTACCTTCGGCGTCCTCTTCCACTACAGCGGAGCTGAGGAGCTCGCGGAGAATGGAGACCAGATCTGGGATCAGGTGCGGCTCTACTTCGGAAGCGGCATCACCGCCTACAGCTTCATGACCTTCAATCTCCTCTGCGCGCCCTGCTTCGCAGCGATCGGTGCGATCCGGAGAGAGATGAATAACGGCCGCTGGACAATGATTGCGATTGCATGGGAGTGCGGACTGGCGTACTGTGCGGCGCTGGTGATCTATCAGCTGGGCGGACTCTTCGCCGGCGTAGTCGGCTTCAATCTCTTCACCATCGTGGCGATAGCGTTGGTGGTGCTCGCGATCTGGGGACTTGTGAGACCGTACAGAGAGGCTACGAAGCTTACTGCGGATAAGTTTGAAAAGGCAATAGGCTAA
- a CDS encoding FeoB-associated Cys-rich membrane protein, whose amino-acid sequence MGNWIVGLFVLAIVALVIRALRKEHKENGSCAFCSYAKGGKCDHVGHEELDSGKMPALTAEEQAILDRHTKKR is encoded by the coding sequence ATGGGAAACTGGATAGTAGGACTTTTCGTGCTTGCGATCGTGGCATTGGTAATTCGGGCGCTTCGGAAGGAGCATAAGGAGAACGGCTCCTGTGCCTTCTGCAGCTATGCGAAGGGCGGGAAATGCGACCACGTGGGGCATGAGGAGCTGGATTCTGGGAAGATGCCTGCGCTCACCGCGGAGGAGCAGGCGATATTGGATCGTCATACGAAAAAGCGCTGA
- a CDS encoding ABC transporter ATP-binding protein — MELENTLIDLKGITKSFDGELILDELDLSIRENSFVTLLGPSGCGKTTTLRIIGGFERPDKGRILFEGQDITNLPSNKRQLNTVFQKYALFPNMSIAENIAFGLRIKRKSESYIQDKIRYALKLVNLDGFEKRSIDSLSGGQQQRIAIARAIVNEPRLLLLDEPLGALDLKLRQEMQYELIRLKNELGITFIYVTHDQEEALTMSDYVVVMNQGYIQQLGTPEQIYNEPENAFVADFIGDANIVPGTMLEDKLVRIFGAVFPCVDTGFGRNRPVDVVIRPEDVEILAEEDPRAILRGTMTHIIFKGEMYEMECTTPDGFEWLIHSTEFHEPGTRVGLYVRPSNIQIMNKPASEDEEAIGVEE; from the coding sequence ATGGAGTTGGAAAATACGCTGATTGATTTGAAGGGGATCACGAAGTCCTTTGACGGAGAGCTGATCCTGGACGAGCTGGATCTCTCGATACGCGAAAACAGCTTCGTGACCCTGCTGGGACCATCGGGCTGCGGAAAGACGACGACGCTTCGCATCATCGGAGGCTTTGAAAGACCCGATAAGGGGAGGATTCTATTTGAGGGGCAGGACATCACGAATCTGCCGTCGAACAAGCGCCAGCTGAATACGGTTTTTCAGAAATATGCGCTCTTCCCGAATATGAGCATTGCGGAGAATATCGCCTTCGGTCTCCGCATCAAGCGGAAATCCGAGTCCTATATTCAAGACAAGATCCGCTATGCGCTGAAGCTGGTGAATCTGGACGGTTTCGAGAAACGGAGCATAGACTCTCTTTCCGGAGGGCAGCAGCAGCGGATTGCCATCGCGCGGGCGATCGTAAACGAGCCTCGGCTGCTGCTTCTGGACGAGCCGCTGGGAGCGCTGGATCTGAAGCTTCGGCAGGAGATGCAGTATGAGCTGATCCGACTGAAGAACGAGCTGGGCATTACCTTCATTTATGTCACGCACGATCAGGAGGAGGCGCTGACGATGTCCGACTATGTGGTCGTGATGAATCAGGGCTATATCCAGCAGCTCGGGACGCCGGAGCAGATCTACAACGAGCCGGAGAATGCGTTTGTCGCTGACTTTATCGGAGATGCCAACATTGTCCCGGGTACGATGCTGGAGGATAAGCTGGTGCGGATCTTCGGCGCGGTCTTCCCCTGTGTCGATACGGGCTTCGGCAGGAACCGTCCTGTGGATGTGGTGATCCGTCCGGAGGATGTGGAGATCCTCGCGGAGGAGGATCCGCGGGCGATCCTCAGAGGGACGATGACGCACATCATCTTCAAGGGAGAGATGTACGAGATGGAATGTACGACGCCGGACGGCTTCGAGTGGCTGATTCACTCGACAGAGTTCCATGAGCCGGGCACGAGGGTAGGACTCTATGTCCGCCCCTCGAATATTCAGATCATGAATAAGCCGGCATCTGAGGATGAGGAGGCAATCGGCGTTGAAGAGTAA